A stretch of Mycobacterium sp. ITM-2016-00316 DNA encodes these proteins:
- a CDS encoding APC family permease produces the protein MERNVVDTTEEASLLKVLGNWDVLALGFGAMIGFGWVVLTGDWIGSAGTLGAVLAMMAGGVIMGVVGLTYAELTAAMPKAGGEHNFLLRGMGPRWSFIGSWGIVGGYVTIVAFEAVALPRTALYLFPDLNQVKLWDVAGSEVYLTWALVGAIAAVVITTVNILGVKFASVAQTFVVVLLLIIGLMLVFGSFTGGSIENMQPLITGGTAGFFAVLVVVPFLFVGFDVIPQSAEEVNVPARQIGRLVVIAVVLATIWYLITIVTTSSAMPASELAEADIATADAFGAMFGNEVMAKLLIAGGIAGILTSWNSLLLGASRLMYSMARSGMLPAWFGKLHPRFRTPINALLFIGGLSFIAPFLGEAMLVWLVDSGSPSIVIAYLLVSVVFLVLRRREPQMDRPLRVGGKGKGGLLIGGAAVVLCTGLLSLYLPGMPAFLDVQPWILFGAWWILGVFFLLRIPTGIRPGQEAEHRLLEALKQRRAPTGGRPS, from the coding sequence ATGGAGCGAAACGTAGTCGACACGACCGAGGAAGCCTCGCTGTTGAAGGTTCTCGGCAACTGGGATGTGCTGGCTCTCGGATTCGGAGCCATGATCGGCTTCGGCTGGGTGGTGCTGACCGGGGACTGGATCGGGTCGGCGGGCACGCTCGGTGCCGTGCTGGCGATGATGGCCGGCGGTGTGATCATGGGCGTCGTCGGCCTGACCTACGCCGAGCTCACCGCAGCCATGCCGAAGGCGGGCGGGGAGCACAACTTCCTGCTTCGCGGCATGGGGCCACGGTGGTCATTCATCGGCTCGTGGGGGATTGTCGGCGGCTACGTCACCATCGTGGCGTTCGAGGCCGTGGCCCTTCCGCGGACCGCGCTGTACCTCTTTCCCGACCTCAACCAGGTGAAGTTGTGGGACGTTGCCGGCAGCGAGGTCTATCTCACCTGGGCGCTGGTGGGCGCGATTGCCGCGGTGGTGATCACCACCGTCAACATCCTCGGGGTCAAATTCGCCAGCGTGGCACAGACTTTCGTGGTGGTGCTGCTGCTGATCATCGGCCTGATGCTGGTGTTCGGGTCCTTCACCGGCGGGTCAATCGAGAACATGCAACCGCTCATCACCGGTGGCACGGCAGGGTTCTTCGCCGTGCTGGTGGTGGTGCCGTTCCTGTTCGTCGGTTTCGACGTCATCCCGCAGTCCGCCGAGGAAGTCAACGTGCCCGCCCGTCAGATCGGTCGCCTGGTCGTCATCGCCGTGGTGCTGGCGACGATCTGGTACCTCATCACCATCGTGACCACGTCGTCGGCGATGCCGGCCAGCGAACTGGCCGAGGCCGACATCGCCACAGCCGATGCATTCGGTGCCATGTTCGGCAACGAGGTGATGGCGAAGCTCCTGATCGCGGGCGGCATCGCCGGAATCCTGACGTCCTGGAACTCCTTACTGCTGGGGGCATCGCGACTGATGTACTCGATGGCGCGCTCGGGCATGCTGCCCGCCTGGTTCGGCAAGCTGCACCCGAGGTTCCGCACCCCGATCAACGCGCTGCTGTTCATCGGCGGCCTGTCGTTCATCGCCCCGTTTCTGGGCGAGGCGATGCTGGTATGGCTCGTCGACTCGGGCTCCCCGAGCATCGTCATCGCCTACCTGCTGGTGTCGGTCGTGTTCCTCGTTCTGCGTCGCCGCGAACCGCAGATGGACCGGCCGCTTCGCGTCGGTGGCAAGGGGAAGGGCGGCCTGCTGATCGGCGGCGCCGCCGTGGTCCTCTGCACCGGGCTGCTCAGCCTCTATCTGCCGGGTATGCCCGCATTCCTCGACGTGCAGCCGTGGATCCTGTTCGGCGCCTGGTGGATTCTCGGCGTGTTTTTCCTGCTGCGCATCCCGACGGGGATCAGGCCGGGCCAGGAGGCCGAGCATCGATTGCTGGAGGCGCTGAAACAGCGGCGGGCGCCGACCGGCGGACGGCCGAGCTGA
- a CDS encoding EAL domain-containing protein, with protein sequence MPLIRGSMHKLTAVLAASLDPVSLMSRIAEQTCLFTPKADGAAISIYTQDKKFVVVSAHGLVASLLGLVLPGEGTFQGRAIATGRPQVSHETSSDMSLTSEVREIGNRLGIHSLVVIPLMHNGIAIGALSVTATEAHRFNDADVLAITSISQFVSALIDSHSELSRLLEDLLGDPRIPNAETAARFLASVLLPEALREDQFHDQLDALLSTPAELQPVFQPVVDLTSGRTLGFEGLSRFPAQPEVSPAQWFATARRLGRSYPLELLALRRILAAASAIPNDCFLAVNLSPLTALDPTVQDILTSAESRLVVEITEHEPFPEDFAVRLQPLRDKGIDLAIDDAGAGFASFTQLLRLRPDMIKIDGELTSDIDNDPVKRALATSIVQLATELGSSTVAEAIENPQQMCALRALGIQYGQGYLLGRPGHIR encoded by the coding sequence ATGCCGTTGATACGGGGCTCCATGCACAAGCTGACGGCGGTCCTGGCCGCCTCTCTCGACCCCGTGTCCCTGATGAGCAGGATCGCCGAGCAGACGTGCCTGTTCACCCCCAAGGCCGACGGTGCCGCCATCAGCATCTACACCCAGGACAAGAAGTTCGTCGTCGTGTCAGCCCACGGGCTGGTGGCATCCCTGCTCGGCCTGGTACTGCCCGGGGAGGGCACCTTCCAGGGACGTGCGATCGCCACCGGGCGGCCCCAGGTGAGCCATGAAACCTCTTCCGACATGTCGCTGACCTCAGAGGTTCGTGAGATCGGCAACCGGTTGGGCATCCACTCCCTGGTGGTGATTCCGTTGATGCACAACGGCATCGCGATCGGCGCGCTGTCCGTCACGGCGACCGAGGCCCACAGGTTCAACGACGCCGACGTCCTCGCCATCACCTCGATCAGCCAGTTCGTCTCGGCCCTGATCGACTCGCACTCGGAGCTGTCGCGGCTACTCGAGGACCTGCTGGGCGACCCCCGCATACCAAATGCCGAGACGGCCGCTCGTTTTCTGGCGTCGGTGCTGCTACCCGAGGCCCTACGGGAAGACCAGTTTCACGACCAGTTGGACGCCCTGCTGTCGACGCCGGCCGAGCTTCAGCCGGTCTTCCAACCCGTTGTCGACCTGACCAGTGGCCGCACGCTCGGCTTCGAGGGGTTGTCCCGATTTCCGGCACAGCCGGAGGTGAGCCCCGCCCAATGGTTCGCGACCGCACGCCGGCTCGGCCGCAGCTATCCGCTGGAACTGCTGGCACTGCGGCGCATCCTCGCCGCCGCGAGTGCCATCCCGAACGATTGTTTTCTCGCGGTCAATCTGAGTCCGCTGACGGCCCTCGATCCGACCGTGCAGGACATCTTGACCTCCGCCGAGTCTCGACTCGTGGTGGAGATCACCGAGCACGAGCCGTTTCCCGAGGACTTCGCCGTTCGGTTGCAGCCGTTGCGGGACAAAGGTATCGACCTGGCCATCGATGATGCCGGCGCCGGGTTCGCCAGCTTCACTCAGCTGCTTCGGCTTCGACCGGACATGATCAAGATCGACGGCGAACTGACCTCCGATATCGACAACGACCCCGTCAAACGAGCGCTGGCCACATCCATCGTGCAACTCGCCACCGAGCTGGGCTCGTCGACGGTCGCCGAGGCCATCGAGAACCCCCAGCAGATGTGCGCCCTGCGGGCCCTGGGAATCCAGTACGGGCAGGGGTACCTGCTCGGCCGACCGGGCCACATCAGGTGA
- a CDS encoding NAD(P)-binding domain-containing protein: MKIGIIGAGLIGGTLTRRLRELGHDVAVANSRAPETLTDLANETGATAVWAKDAAAGADLVIVSIPQKNVPDLADGIVDARKPGAPVIETNNYYPQQRDGEIPAIEDGQAESAWVAEQIGAPVYKVFNGIFWKHLLKKGTPSGASDRIALPIAGEDGPGRDLVHGIVEQLGFDPVDAGPISESWRQQPGTPVYGKDFDVENTVKALAAATPERTAEWSARTM; this comes from the coding sequence ATGAAGATCGGAATCATCGGTGCAGGGCTGATCGGCGGGACACTGACCCGTCGGCTGCGCGAACTCGGGCACGACGTGGCCGTGGCGAATTCGCGGGCGCCCGAAACGCTCACCGACCTGGCGAACGAAACCGGCGCGACGGCGGTGTGGGCCAAGGACGCCGCGGCCGGCGCCGACCTCGTCATCGTGAGCATCCCGCAGAAGAACGTGCCCGATCTCGCCGACGGCATCGTCGATGCGCGCAAGCCCGGCGCACCGGTGATCGAGACCAACAACTACTACCCCCAGCAACGCGACGGGGAGATCCCGGCCATCGAGGACGGTCAAGCCGAAAGCGCCTGGGTCGCCGAACAGATCGGTGCGCCGGTGTACAAGGTGTTCAACGGGATCTTCTGGAAGCATCTGCTGAAGAAGGGCACCCCCAGCGGTGCATCCGATCGCATCGCGCTCCCGATCGCCGGCGAGGACGGACCGGGACGCGACTTGGTGCACGGGATCGTCGAGCAGCTCGGATTCGATCCTGTCGATGCCGGGCCGATCTCCGAGTCGTGGCGCCAACAACCCGGGACGCCGGTGTACGGCAAGGACTTCGACGTCGAGAACACTGTGAAGGCCCTGGCGGCGGCGACACCCGAGCGTACGGCCGAGTGGAGCGCGCGAACGATGTAG
- a CDS encoding CoA ester lyase — protein sequence MTVSPQATQRRRKPHWSLARTWLLQPGTPDGGEAYDAAIASSADAIVLDIEDGLPDAQKPAGRVSVAEWLSTGAQAWVRINSVATSAWSADLDAVAHTPGLVGVMLAKTESGDDIAATAARLPSGTPVVALVESALGIESVTAIARAPGCSRIAFGLGDFRRDTGMSQDPMVLAYPRARLVIASRAAGLAAPIDGPTLRDQSRHLARETAVANSAGMTGRLCLDPEHAETINTLLSPSALDIEEARRTLARLDAPTGPYDGSVGPTRARAQAVLDLAEKLGLD from the coding sequence GTGACAGTTTCACCGCAGGCAACGCAGCGACGCCGGAAGCCGCACTGGTCACTGGCCCGCACGTGGCTGCTGCAGCCGGGGACCCCCGATGGCGGTGAGGCGTATGACGCAGCCATCGCCAGCAGCGCCGATGCGATCGTGCTGGACATCGAGGACGGACTGCCCGACGCGCAGAAACCCGCCGGCCGGGTGTCGGTGGCCGAGTGGCTGAGCACCGGGGCGCAGGCGTGGGTGCGGATCAACAGCGTGGCGACCTCGGCGTGGTCGGCCGACCTGGACGCCGTGGCGCATACCCCCGGGCTTGTCGGCGTGATGCTGGCCAAGACCGAATCCGGCGACGATATCGCCGCCACCGCCGCGCGGTTGCCGTCCGGAACGCCGGTGGTGGCTCTGGTCGAATCGGCGCTGGGCATCGAATCGGTCACCGCGATCGCCCGGGCGCCGGGATGCTCGCGGATCGCTTTCGGACTCGGTGATTTTCGCCGGGACACCGGGATGAGCCAGGATCCGATGGTGCTGGCGTATCCACGCGCCCGGCTGGTCATCGCCAGCCGCGCCGCCGGCCTTGCCGCGCCGATCGACGGGCCCACCCTGCGCGATCAGTCGCGCCACCTCGCCCGGGAGACCGCGGTCGCCAACTCCGCGGGCATGACCGGGCGGCTGTGTCTGGATCCCGAGCACGCCGAGACGATCAACACCCTGCTCAGCCCCTCGGCGCTGGACATCGAGGAGGCACGCCGGACGCTCGCGCGCCTCGACGCGCCCACCGGGCCCTATGACGGCAGCGTCGGACCCACCCGCGCCCGCGCTCAGGCGGTGCTCGACCTCGCCGAGAAGCTCGGCCTGGATTGA
- a CDS encoding substrate-binding domain-containing protein — MFGKRSTHAVGTVLMAGSLVLGLTACGGSDSDAIKVGLITKTDSNPFFVKLREAAKAQADKDGAELIALAGAFDGDNEGQVAAIENMVGQGVKGILITPNSSTGVLDAIKKARDAGVVVIALDTATDPEDAVDATFATDNLAAGVSQGKWVKAALGDAPPQIVMLDGTPGGTVDTFRHDGFLEGFGITEGSPEIVGQENTNGDQTKAQTAMENILQRAPGINALYTINEPAAAGAYQAIQSAGRTDQITIGSIDGSCTGVADVKSGKIGATVMQFPAKMAEQGVQAVVKFATDGTKPSGFNDTGSELITDKPVPGLESKDTAWAEQNCWG; from the coding sequence ATGTTCGGGAAGCGCAGCACGCACGCGGTCGGGACGGTTCTCATGGCCGGCTCGCTGGTTCTGGGTCTGACCGCCTGCGGCGGGTCGGATTCGGACGCCATCAAGGTCGGACTGATCACCAAGACCGATTCGAATCCGTTCTTCGTGAAGTTGCGTGAGGCCGCCAAGGCGCAGGCCGACAAGGACGGCGCCGAGCTGATCGCGCTGGCAGGAGCGTTCGACGGCGACAACGAGGGCCAGGTCGCGGCCATCGAGAACATGGTCGGCCAGGGCGTCAAGGGCATCCTGATCACCCCGAACTCCTCCACCGGAGTGCTCGACGCGATCAAGAAGGCCCGCGACGCCGGTGTCGTGGTCATCGCGCTCGACACCGCGACCGACCCCGAGGACGCCGTCGACGCCACGTTCGCCACCGACAACCTGGCCGCCGGCGTCAGCCAGGGCAAATGGGTGAAAGCCGCCCTCGGTGACGCACCGCCCCAGATCGTGATGCTCGACGGCACCCCCGGCGGCACCGTCGACACCTTCCGGCACGACGGATTCCTGGAGGGCTTCGGCATCACCGAGGGTTCCCCGGAGATCGTCGGCCAGGAGAACACCAACGGAGACCAGACCAAGGCCCAGACCGCCATGGAGAACATCCTCCAGCGCGCACCGGGCATCAACGCGCTCTACACCATCAACGAGCCCGCGGCCGCCGGCGCATATCAGGCCATCCAGTCCGCCGGCCGCACCGACCAGATCACCATCGGATCGATCGACGGCAGCTGCACCGGCGTCGCCGATGTGAAATCCGGCAAGATCGGCGCCACGGTGATGCAGTTCCCGGCAAAGATGGCCGAACAAGGCGTGCAGGCCGTGGTCAAGTTCGCCACCGACGGCACCAAGCCGAGCGGATTCAACGACACCGGCTCGGAGCTCATCACCGACAAGCCCGTCCCCGGCCTCGAATCCAAGGACACCGCCTGGGCCGAACAGAACTGCTGGGGCTGA
- a CDS encoding lycopene cyclase family protein, with protein sequence MTSRPQLDVLVVGAGPAGMALAAACGRLGLVTGLLDPSPDRPWTATYGMWSPQVPADLPASVIAARAAGRAIALTEHQLGWEYAVLDVPELHRHLSDQLAGVHIHTGRALGSPECGVITLADGSELRAAVVVDAGGRSRPLDPRPARNASADQTAYGVVLDEDAAAPLTRPGDALFMDWRTDHGESGWPTFLYAVPLGGGQVLLEETSLARRPGLSLPVLRRRLQARLARHGVRIPEGARSEKVSFPLDQPRHNGRTSLGFGAAAPLIHPATGFSVAASLHLAPRVAAALAAHLPEGPDRALTAARQIVWPRSARAIHRFRLIGLEALLRMRSEEVPSFFETFFALPEAHRWTYLTARDDVPGTAVAMSHLFRLADGRLRRHLVSSAVRRSAPAAVSAPPAIDARPPGPA encoded by the coding sequence GTGACCTCACGACCGCAGCTGGACGTTCTGGTGGTCGGCGCCGGGCCCGCGGGAATGGCGTTGGCGGCGGCGTGTGGGCGGCTCGGGCTGGTCACCGGATTGTTGGACCCCTCCCCGGACCGGCCCTGGACGGCCACTTACGGGATGTGGAGCCCGCAGGTACCGGCGGATCTGCCCGCGTCGGTGATCGCGGCCCGGGCCGCCGGCCGGGCGATCGCACTGACCGAGCACCAGTTGGGTTGGGAGTACGCCGTTCTCGATGTGCCCGAGCTTCATCGTCACCTCAGTGACCAGCTGGCCGGGGTGCACATTCACACCGGTCGCGCGCTCGGGTCACCGGAGTGTGGGGTCATCACGCTGGCCGACGGATCGGAGTTGCGCGCCGCCGTCGTCGTCGACGCCGGCGGCCGGTCACGCCCGCTGGATCCCCGCCCGGCGCGCAACGCGTCCGCAGACCAGACGGCCTACGGGGTGGTGCTCGACGAGGACGCGGCGGCACCACTCACCCGACCCGGAGACGCCCTGTTCATGGACTGGCGCACCGACCACGGGGAGTCCGGTTGGCCGACGTTCCTGTACGCGGTGCCCCTCGGCGGTGGCCAGGTCCTGCTGGAAGAGACCTCGCTGGCCCGGCGGCCGGGACTTTCACTGCCCGTGTTGCGCCGCCGGCTGCAGGCCCGGCTGGCCCGGCACGGCGTGCGGATCCCGGAAGGCGCACGCAGCGAGAAGGTTTCGTTTCCGCTGGATCAACCACGGCACAACGGCAGAACTTCGCTCGGGTTCGGTGCGGCAGCGCCATTGATCCACCCGGCAACGGGGTTCAGCGTCGCCGCATCGCTGCACCTCGCCCCGCGCGTGGCGGCGGCGCTCGCCGCCCACCTGCCGGAAGGTCCGGACAGGGCGCTGACAGCAGCTCGGCAGATCGTCTGGCCACGCTCGGCACGAGCGATCCACCGCTTCCGGCTGATCGGCCTGGAAGCACTGCTGCGGATGCGTTCCGAAGAGGTCCCGAGCTTCTTCGAGACCTTCTTCGCCCTGCCCGAGGCGCACCGCTGGACCTACCTGACCGCACGCGACGATGTGCCTGGCACGGCCGTGGCCATGAGTCACCTGTTCCGGCTGGCGGACGGGCGGTTACGCCGCCATCTCGTCAGCTCGGCCGTCCGCCGGTCGGCGCCCGCCGCTGTTTCAGCGCCTCCAGCAATCGATGCTCGGCCTCCTGGCCCGGCCTGA
- a CDS encoding ABC transporter permease, with amino-acid sequence MSTGAPSTAPSTAKPSVSSRFNAGSILREPLLGPMVALLLAIVIFSAVSDSFLNPQNVSLILQQSVVVGILAVGQTLIILTSGIDLSIGAVAVFGSIVMAQTAGANGPFVALGATLLVCVAFGAINGGLVTVLRLPPFIVTLGTFTAIQAATRLLAGSETYRVEQGPLTFLGTSFRIGSFSTTYGVVAMLLVYLVMWYALSQTSWGKHVYAVGGNPQASMLSGIKSGRVLLSVYITTGVIAAIAAWAALGRIPNADPNAYQNANLESITAVVIGGTSLFGGRGGVGGTLVGTLIVGVLRNGLTQAGVDNLYQNIATGILVIVAVAVDQFARRRSQ; translated from the coding sequence ATGAGCACCGGCGCTCCCTCGACGGCTCCTTCGACGGCAAAGCCCTCGGTATCGAGCCGGTTCAACGCGGGCAGCATCCTGCGTGAGCCGCTGCTCGGCCCGATGGTCGCACTCCTGCTGGCCATCGTCATCTTCAGCGCGGTCTCGGATTCGTTCCTCAATCCGCAGAACGTCTCGCTGATCCTGCAACAGTCGGTGGTCGTCGGCATTCTGGCCGTCGGCCAGACCTTGATCATCCTCACCTCCGGTATCGATCTGTCCATCGGCGCGGTCGCCGTCTTCGGCAGCATCGTGATGGCCCAGACTGCCGGTGCGAATGGGCCTTTCGTGGCCCTGGGGGCCACGCTGCTGGTGTGCGTGGCGTTCGGTGCGATCAACGGCGGGCTGGTCACGGTGCTGCGGCTACCACCGTTCATTGTCACGCTGGGCACGTTCACCGCGATCCAGGCGGCGACCCGGCTGCTCGCCGGCTCCGAGACCTACCGCGTGGAGCAGGGCCCGCTCACCTTCCTGGGCACGTCCTTTCGCATCGGCTCGTTCTCGACCACCTACGGTGTGGTCGCGATGCTGTTGGTCTACCTCGTCATGTGGTACGCGTTATCCCAAACATCTTGGGGTAAGCATGTTTACGCGGTCGGCGGCAACCCGCAGGCCTCGATGCTGTCCGGCATCAAATCCGGGCGGGTGCTGCTGTCGGTCTACATCACCACGGGCGTGATCGCGGCCATCGCCGCGTGGGCCGCTCTCGGGCGCATCCCCAACGCCGACCCGAACGCCTATCAGAACGCCAATCTCGAGTCGATCACCGCGGTCGTCATCGGCGGCACCAGTTTGTTCGGTGGGCGCGGCGGCGTCGGCGGAACCCTGGTCGGCACGCTCATCGTCGGGGTGCTGCGCAACGGCCTCACCCAGGCCGGGGTCGACAATCTCTACCAGAACATCGCGACCGGAATTCTCGTGATCGTCGCGGTCGCCGTGGATCAGTTCGCGCGCAGGAGGTCACAGTGA
- a CDS encoding CocE/NonD family hydrolase, which yields MTRTAPTDAALPDRPWRRPGAARYAIERVRGIVRPPVRVYEPDGEMPIIEHDAPIALRDGTVLCANVYRPPGEGAFPVLVCAHPYGKDKLPKIGRFGSSFSFQYRALRQTGPIRFSTLTSWEAPDPAWWTAKGYVVVNCDLRGAGTSDGVGDLMSVQEGRDVYDVVEWAAGQPWSTGAVGMIGVSYLAISQYEGAAQRPPHLRAIVPWEGMTDPYRDLLRPGGIRETGFVRLWSTGLKANRLTYSLGDRSAEHPVRDDYWRSIVPDLGTIDVPALICASFSDNNLHSRGSFRAFQRIASRDKHLYTHRSGKWATFYSDEARRAQLAFLDRHLRGADAAELPTVRLEVRESRDVIAAVRDETTWPPASTRWTALHLTTGGLTTEPAAAGGSISFDTRIGGARLGWTVPADTEITGPAALRLFVEMAGADDVDLYVGVEKWCGTEYVPFEGSYGFGRDRVATGWMRASMRALDDDASQPHEPVPSYTRPEPLRPGQIVQIDIPLGPSATLFRAGEQLRLVVAGRWLWPRNPLTGQFPAAYEQGPRGTCTLHWGPAHPARLLVPVAR from the coding sequence ATGACCCGGACAGCCCCCACCGACGCCGCGCTGCCCGACCGGCCCTGGCGGCGTCCGGGTGCTGCCCGGTATGCGATCGAGCGCGTGCGGGGAATCGTGCGCCCGCCGGTGCGGGTGTATGAGCCGGACGGTGAGATGCCGATCATCGAGCACGACGCGCCGATCGCCCTGCGGGACGGAACAGTGCTGTGCGCCAACGTGTATCGGCCTCCCGGCGAAGGAGCATTCCCGGTACTGGTCTGTGCACACCCCTACGGCAAGGACAAGCTGCCGAAGATCGGGCGCTTCGGCAGCTCGTTCTCCTTCCAGTACCGCGCACTGCGGCAGACCGGCCCGATCCGATTCTCGACGCTGACCAGTTGGGAGGCACCCGACCCCGCGTGGTGGACCGCCAAGGGATACGTCGTCGTCAACTGCGACCTGCGTGGCGCAGGCACCTCCGATGGCGTCGGCGACCTCATGTCGGTGCAGGAAGGCCGCGATGTCTACGACGTGGTGGAGTGGGCGGCCGGGCAACCCTGGAGCACCGGCGCGGTCGGCATGATCGGTGTCTCCTACCTCGCCATCTCGCAGTACGAGGGCGCGGCGCAACGCCCGCCGCACCTGCGCGCCATCGTTCCCTGGGAAGGTATGACCGATCCCTACCGCGACCTGCTGCGCCCGGGTGGCATCCGGGAGACGGGTTTCGTCAGGCTCTGGTCCACCGGCCTCAAGGCCAACCGCCTCACCTACTCGCTGGGCGACCGCTCCGCCGAACACCCGGTGCGCGATGACTATTGGCGATCCATCGTGCCCGACCTGGGCACGATCGATGTCCCGGCGTTGATCTGCGCCAGCTTCTCGGACAACAACCTGCACAGCCGTGGCTCGTTCCGGGCCTTCCAGCGCATCGCCTCGCGGGACAAGCACCTCTACACCCACCGCAGCGGCAAATGGGCGACGTTCTACAGCGACGAGGCCCGCCGCGCTCAGCTGGCCTTCCTGGACCGCCACCTGCGCGGAGCCGACGCGGCCGAATTGCCCACCGTACGCCTGGAGGTCCGGGAGAGCCGAGACGTCATCGCCGCAGTGCGCGACGAGACCACCTGGCCGCCGGCATCGACGCGGTGGACTGCCCTGCACCTCACGACCGGCGGCCTGACAACGGAGCCTGCCGCGGCGGGTGGATCCATATCGTTCGACACTCGGATCGGCGGTGCCCGTCTCGGCTGGACCGTCCCGGCGGACACCGAGATCACCGGTCCGGCGGCGCTGCGGCTGTTCGTCGAGATGGCCGGTGCGGACGACGTCGACCTCTATGTGGGTGTCGAAAAGTGGTGCGGCACAGAGTATGTACCCTTCGAAGGCTCCTACGGCTTCGGCCGCGACCGGGTGGCCACCGGGTGGATGCGCGCCTCCATGCGCGCTCTGGACGACGACGCCTCGCAGCCGCACGAACCCGTGCCCAGCTACACCCGTCCCGAGCCACTGCGCCCCGGCCAGATCGTCCAGATCGATATTCCGCTGGGGCCGTCAGCGACGTTGTTCCGAGCCGGCGAACAACTCCGCCTCGTCGTCGCCGGCCGCTGGCTCTGGCCGCGCAACCCACTCACCGGACAGTTCCCCGCCGCCTATGAACAGGGGCCGCGCGGAACCTGCACGCTGCACTGGGGGCCCGCGCACCCGGCGCGACTCCTGGTGCCTGTCGCCCGGTGA